A single region of the Demequina sp. genome encodes:
- a CDS encoding MFS transporter: protein MNLIVTGLLIGMFMSALDQMVVSTAIRTIGDDLNGLTLQAWVTTAYLIAATISTPLYGKLSDIYGRKPLYVISISAFVLGSLLCGTATNMYQLAAYRGIQGLGAGGLMALALIILGDILSPRERTKYQALFFGVWGIASVLGPVIGGFFAGADQILGLAGWRWTFLINVPFGAATLIVILRVLHLPAMHKKVAIDWWGVATLIVALVPLLIVLEQGRVWGWSSGKVIGLSVVAFLGVVGFIASELKAGDDALLPPRMFRNRTVGVSTGLNFVMGFAMFGGLAGLPLYLQIAKGMSPTAAGLAMLPFTVGILVMATLSARVIHQTGKYKIFPIVGTGLLVLAGLYLSTLTATSSLWAMSLGAVAFGMGLGGVMQPNMLAVQNAVEPRDMGVGSASVMFFRQIGGSIGTAVFLTLMFSAVPGAIADQFQTAAATPEFQQAVQDPDVLANPANAAVIEVIKTGSLDAAGDAGISLDDTSFINELDPVLASPFKEGFADAIMGVIFISSLITLIAFVLSFFVPQLPLREKSGLETLRDDDRELTPEDQVGDGIPDADERDADPRGAPVSEPGF from the coding sequence ATCAACCTGATCGTCACCGGCCTGCTCATCGGCATGTTCATGTCCGCGCTGGACCAGATGGTGGTCTCCACCGCCATTCGCACCATCGGCGACGACCTCAACGGCCTCACGCTCCAGGCGTGGGTCACCACGGCTTATCTCATCGCGGCCACCATCTCGACTCCGCTGTACGGCAAGCTCTCCGATATCTACGGGCGCAAGCCGCTGTACGTGATCTCCATCTCGGCGTTCGTGCTGGGCTCGCTGCTGTGCGGCACGGCCACGAACATGTACCAGCTCGCGGCCTACCGCGGCATCCAGGGACTCGGCGCCGGCGGCCTGATGGCGCTCGCGCTGATCATCCTCGGCGACATCCTCAGCCCCCGCGAGCGCACCAAGTACCAGGCGCTCTTCTTTGGCGTGTGGGGCATCGCCTCCGTGCTTGGTCCCGTGATCGGCGGCTTCTTCGCCGGCGCCGACCAGATTCTGGGGCTCGCGGGGTGGCGCTGGACCTTCCTCATCAACGTCCCCTTTGGCGCGGCGACCCTGATCGTGATCCTGCGCGTGCTGCACCTGCCGGCGATGCACAAGAAGGTGGCGATCGACTGGTGGGGCGTGGCGACGCTCATCGTGGCGCTCGTCCCGCTGCTCATCGTGCTGGAGCAAGGCCGCGTGTGGGGCTGGTCGTCCGGCAAGGTGATCGGGCTCTCCGTCGTCGCGTTCCTCGGCGTCGTCGGCTTCATCGCGTCCGAGCTCAAGGCCGGGGACGACGCCCTGCTGCCGCCCCGAATGTTCCGCAACCGCACCGTCGGGGTATCCACGGGCCTGAACTTCGTCATGGGGTTCGCGATGTTCGGCGGCCTCGCCGGCCTGCCCCTGTACCTCCAGATCGCGAAGGGCATGTCGCCCACGGCCGCCGGGCTCGCGATGCTCCCGTTCACGGTGGGCATCCTGGTGATGGCCACGCTGTCCGCGCGCGTGATCCACCAGACGGGCAAGTACAAGATCTTCCCCATCGTGGGCACCGGTCTGCTCGTGCTGGCCGGGCTGTACCTGTCCACTCTGACCGCCACGTCTTCCCTTTGGGCCATGAGTCTGGGTGCGGTGGCTTTCGGCATGGGCCTCGGCGGCGTGATGCAGCCCAACATGCTTGCGGTGCAGAACGCGGTGGAGCCTCGAGACATGGGCGTCGGCTCTGCTTCCGTCATGTTCTTCCGGCAGATCGGCGGCTCCATCGGCACCGCCGTGTTCCTGACGCTCATGTTCTCCGCAGTCCCCGGCGCCATCGCCGACCAGTTCCAGACCGCGGCCGCGACGCCCGAGTTCCAGCAGGCGGTCCAGGATCCCGACGTGCTCGCGAACCCGGCGAACGCCGCGGTGATCGAGGTCATCAAGACGGGCTCGCTCGATGCGGCGGGCGACGCCGGCATCTCGCTCGACGACACCTCCTTCATCAACGAGCTGGACCCCGTGCTCGCCTCACCGTTCAAGGAGGGGTTCGCGGACGCGATCATGGGCGTGATCTTCATCTCGTCGCTGATCACGCTCATCGCGTTTGTGCTGTCGTTCTTCGTCCCGCAGCTACCGCTGCGCGAGAAGTCGGGGCTTGAGACTCTGCGGGACGACGATCGCGAGCTCACCCCCGAGGACCAGGTCGGCGACGGCATCCCGGACGCGGACGAGCGCGATGCCGACCCGCGCGGCGCGCCCGTGAGCGAACCTGGGTTCTAG
- a CDS encoding lipase family protein, with the protein MSEPIWSTGGTGGERAIVEDLEWAVGALRAAADDVGTAQRELARTRAALELGGSVGHSGGLATLSYAARNAEEDVSDTARRLAAVAEAYLEAERAARHRMGLLERGREVVEDDAGALVWSARLTASAGALLTPVGLGLLATGHADEVLAGLPHDAPPTTAILNRDSVEGALDTPIYEALVAMISALTLMPILSLLTGWRGSLTAATVATEPARSLEDVMRRLYDTEQSGGGAVRIERWTGADGVTRRVVFIPGTEDWLGVTGNPFSARADLEVMLGETPDAARLVAEALAADGAAPGDPVMLTGHSLGGMVATGLAANPQFTKRFNVTALVTAGSPVGRIALPATVSALHLEGTRDIVPGLDGAPNPDTPTRVTVHHDARDSGLPELEGAAHSIGSAHELDTYAQTARLVDEGLGASTDAWLSDASGFLDPQGAVTVTEYRPGG; encoded by the coding sequence GTGAGCGAGCCGATCTGGTCCACGGGAGGAACCGGTGGCGAGCGGGCCATCGTCGAGGATCTCGAGTGGGCGGTTGGGGCGCTGCGCGCCGCGGCCGATGACGTTGGCACTGCTCAACGGGAGCTCGCGAGAACGCGAGCCGCGCTGGAACTTGGCGGCAGCGTCGGGCATAGCGGCGGCCTTGCCACGCTGAGCTACGCGGCGCGAAATGCCGAGGAGGACGTCAGCGACACGGCCCGGCGGCTTGCCGCGGTCGCCGAGGCGTACCTCGAGGCCGAGAGAGCGGCGCGGCATCGAATGGGGCTGCTGGAGCGTGGACGCGAGGTCGTGGAGGACGACGCTGGCGCGCTCGTCTGGAGCGCTCGGCTCACGGCCTCCGCGGGTGCGTTGCTGACGCCGGTGGGGCTCGGGCTGTTGGCGACCGGACACGCGGACGAGGTCCTCGCCGGACTGCCCCACGACGCGCCCCCGACCACCGCGATACTCAACCGGGACTCCGTGGAGGGCGCTCTCGACACGCCCATCTATGAGGCGCTGGTCGCGATGATCAGCGCGCTGACCCTCATGCCGATCCTGTCGTTGCTGACCGGTTGGCGCGGGAGCCTCACCGCCGCGACGGTGGCGACCGAGCCGGCGCGATCGCTCGAGGACGTGATGCGGCGCCTGTACGACACCGAGCAGTCTGGAGGAGGGGCGGTGCGCATCGAGCGCTGGACCGGCGCCGACGGCGTCACGCGGCGCGTGGTCTTCATCCCGGGAACCGAGGACTGGCTGGGCGTCACCGGCAACCCATTCAGCGCGCGGGCGGACCTCGAGGTGATGCTGGGAGAGACGCCGGACGCGGCCCGGCTCGTGGCGGAGGCGCTCGCGGCCGATGGCGCGGCGCCCGGAGACCCGGTGATGCTCACCGGTCACTCGCTCGGCGGCATGGTGGCGACGGGACTCGCGGCGAACCCGCAGTTCACCAAGAGGTTCAACGTGACCGCCCTCGTCACGGCCGGCTCGCCGGTAGGCCGGATCGCGCTGCCTGCAACTGTCAGCGCCCTCCACCTCGAGGGCACCCGCGACATCGTCCCTGGCCTGGATGGCGCCCCCAATCCGGACACCCCAACGCGGGTCACCGTGCACCATGACGCGCGCGACTCGGGGCTGCCGGAGCTCGAGGGCGCCGCGCACAGCATCGGCTCGGCACACGAGCTGGACACCTACGCGCAGACGGCTCGACTTGTGGACGAGGGCCTGGGTGCCTCGACCGACGCTTGGCTCAGCGACGCGAGTGGCTTCCTGGATCCTCAGGGAGCGGTGACGGTGACGGAGTATCGGCCGGGAGGCTAG
- a CDS encoding phage holin family protein: MRFLLNSIVTAVAVWFVTILPFDVAVEGGESEWWLRILVFVLIGALIAGLNAIVRPVLSFLALPCLILTLGLFSLVISWAILWLAHWITTWVNGGITLELGSFWDTFWAALVLAITTAILQAIVPGAGRGQTDGI, from the coding sequence ATGCGCTTCCTGCTCAATTCTATCGTGACCGCCGTGGCCGTGTGGTTCGTGACGATCCTGCCCTTCGACGTCGCGGTCGAGGGCGGGGAGTCCGAATGGTGGCTGAGGATCCTGGTCTTCGTGCTCATCGGCGCGCTGATCGCCGGGCTCAACGCGATCGTCAGGCCCGTGCTCTCGTTCCTGGCGCTGCCGTGCTTGATCCTCACCCTTGGGCTGTTCTCACTGGTGATCTCGTGGGCGATCCTGTGGCTCGCGCACTGGATCACGACGTGGGTGAACGGCGGCATCACGCTCGAGCTCGGCAGCTTCTGGGACACGTTCTGGGCCGCGCTCGTGCTCGCGATTACCACCGCGATCCTGCAGGCGATCGTTCCGGGCGCCGGACGCGGCCAGACGGACGGCATCTAG
- a CDS encoding DUF2332 domain-containing protein, translating to MSDWAHSSADRGTREGVVAEIRGWMRAATDSPLYSRLAAEITEDPALLNVVVRIDNVPPMNLLFGAVQLLRGCPLPDLPFRDFRAFVLAHQEEIVEIGCTRRTQTNEARRCAVILPFVAKAVAGFGDGVVHAIDIGTSAGLNLCLDRYAYDYGGGVIGSSAVTLACENRGGFSLPARVPEFATRTGLDLAPVDVADPDAVAWLEALVWPEHAERLARLRAAIAIRRETPVTMVAGDALETLPGVVRSLPAGEPVLIFHTIALYQLPQDAQDRLDSIVVDLAHERPLARISFEPRPGSVSPLVYVGARPYANPPVAQGHHHGAWLDRFPASTAAV from the coding sequence ATGAGCGACTGGGCGCACTCGAGCGCGGACCGCGGCACGCGCGAAGGAGTCGTCGCCGAGATTCGCGGCTGGATGCGCGCGGCCACGGACTCGCCGCTGTACTCGCGCCTGGCCGCGGAGATCACCGAGGACCCGGCGCTCCTCAACGTGGTCGTCCGCATCGACAACGTGCCGCCCATGAACCTGCTCTTCGGCGCGGTGCAGCTGCTGCGCGGCTGCCCGCTTCCGGATCTCCCCTTTCGCGACTTCCGGGCCTTCGTGCTCGCGCACCAAGAAGAGATCGTGGAGATCGGCTGCACCCGCCGCACCCAAACCAACGAGGCCCGACGCTGTGCCGTCATCCTCCCCTTCGTCGCCAAGGCGGTGGCCGGATTTGGCGACGGTGTGGTGCACGCGATCGACATCGGCACTTCGGCGGGGCTGAATCTGTGCCTGGATCGGTACGCGTACGACTACGGGGGTGGTGTGATCGGTTCCAGCGCGGTCACCCTCGCCTGCGAGAACCGCGGCGGCTTCTCGTTGCCCGCGCGGGTGCCCGAGTTCGCGACGCGGACCGGGCTTGACCTCGCGCCGGTGGACGTGGCGGATCCGGACGCTGTTGCATGGCTGGAGGCCTTGGTGTGGCCCGAACATGCGGAGCGGCTGGCGCGGTTGCGTGCCGCGATCGCGATTCGGCGCGAGACGCCGGTGACCATGGTCGCGGGCGATGCGCTGGAGACGCTGCCGGGCGTGGTGCGCTCCCTCCCGGCCGGCGAGCCTGTGCTGATCTTCCACACGATCGCGCTGTACCAACTCCCGCAGGACGCGCAGGACCGCTTGGACTCCATCGTGGTGGACCTCGCGCACGAGCGTCCGCTCGCGCGCATCTCCTTCGAGCCGCGGCCCGGCAGCGTCAGCCCGCTCGTTTACGTGGGTGCGCGGCCTTATGCGAACCCGCCCGTGGCGCAGGGCCATCACCATGGGGCATGGCTGGACCGTTTTCCAGCGTCGACCGCAGCGGTTTAG
- a CDS encoding 2-oxo acid dehydrogenase subunit E2 produces the protein MPKSEIFNLPDAGEGLTEADIITWLVKAGDTVEVNQPICEIETAKSLVELPSPYDGVVAELLVAEGETVDVGAPIVRFEVEGEDVAPATDSEVSVSVQSAPSASGFGREDLTDTSLSVASTSAAPASESPAPAVGASAEPATSPAAPASEGESASGAVLVGYGVKPGSAKRRERVAGLLEPIGGEDDAFPVLAKPPVRKLAADLGVELTTVTPSGPGGLVTREDVEQQAKASSAKSLATYPADDQPWLESGYDAPDGRSTRVPVKSVRKRTAEAMVNSAFTAPHVTEFLTVDVTETMNLVAKLKSDRDFADVRVTPLLVVAKALLLSVRRHPEVNASWDEEAQEIVYKHYVNLGIAASTPRGLVVPNIKDAHRLPLHQLAIELQTLTNEARSGKVTPRAMADGTITITNVGALGIDTGTPILNPGEAAILAFGAIRQQPWVHEGAIQIRHVTQLALSFDHRLVDGELGARVLADVGRVMNDPGQGLVWG, from the coding sequence ATGCCCAAGTCCGAGATCTTCAACCTCCCAGATGCAGGCGAAGGCCTCACCGAGGCCGACATCATCACGTGGCTCGTCAAGGCCGGCGACACCGTTGAGGTCAACCAGCCCATCTGCGAGATCGAGACCGCGAAGTCCCTCGTAGAGCTGCCTTCGCCGTACGACGGTGTGGTGGCGGAGTTGCTCGTGGCCGAGGGCGAGACCGTTGACGTTGGCGCGCCGATCGTGCGGTTTGAGGTTGAGGGCGAGGACGTGGCTCCGGCGACCGACAGCGAAGTATCCGTTTCGGTCCAGTCTGCTCCCTCCGCCTCCGGCTTCGGTCGCGAGGACCTCACAGACACTTCGCTGTCTGTCGCCTCTACCTCCGCCGCACCGGCGAGCGAAAGCCCGGCGCCCGCCGTCGGGGCTTCTGCTGAGCCAGCCACTTCCCCAGCGGCGCCTGCGAGCGAAGGCGAGTCAGCGTCGGGCGCCGTGCTTGTTGGCTACGGAGTGAAGCCCGGGAGCGCAAAGCGGCGCGAGCGCGTCGCTGGGTTGCTCGAGCCGATCGGGGGCGAGGACGACGCGTTCCCCGTGCTCGCGAAGCCGCCCGTGCGCAAGCTCGCCGCCGATCTCGGCGTGGAGCTGACGACCGTGACGCCGTCGGGGCCCGGCGGGCTCGTGACGCGCGAGGACGTGGAGCAGCAGGCGAAGGCCTCGAGCGCGAAGTCGCTCGCGACGTATCCGGCGGACGACCAGCCGTGGCTCGAGTCCGGCTACGACGCGCCAGACGGCAGGTCCACGCGCGTGCCCGTGAAGTCGGTGCGCAAGCGCACGGCGGAGGCGATGGTGAACTCGGCGTTCACGGCGCCTCACGTCACCGAGTTCCTCACGGTGGACGTGACAGAGACCATGAACCTGGTCGCGAAGCTCAAGAGCGACCGCGACTTCGCGGATGTGCGCGTCACGCCGCTGCTGGTGGTGGCGAAGGCGCTGCTGCTCTCGGTGCGTCGCCACCCCGAGGTCAACGCCTCCTGGGATGAGGAAGCGCAGGAGATCGTCTACAAGCACTACGTGAATCTCGGCATCGCGGCGTCGACCCCGCGCGGCCTGGTGGTGCCGAACATCAAGGACGCGCACCGGCTTCCGCTGCACCAGCTGGCCATTGAGCTGCAGACGCTCACGAACGAGGCGCGGTCTGGCAAGGTCACCCCGCGCGCGATGGCCGACGGCACGATCACCATCACCAACGTCGGCGCCTTGGGCATCGACACGGGTACGCCTATCCTCAACCCGGGTGAGGCGGCGATTCTCGCCTTTGGCGCGATCCGGCAGCAGCCGTGGGTGCACGAGGGCGCGATTCAGATCCGCCACGTGACTCAGCTGGCGCTGTCCTTTGACCACCGGCTCGTTGACGGCGAGTTGGGCGCGCGCGTGCTTGCCGACGTTGGCCGCGTCATGAACGACCCCGGGCAGGGGCTGGTCTGGGGCTAG
- a CDS encoding thiamine pyrophosphate-dependent dehydrogenase E1 component subunit alpha, translating to MDAVGPLSDDGLVRLLNHAGEREEHDFFSPYAADLTPQRLREFYRTMTLTRAFDMEATSLQRQGELGLWVQSWGQEAAQVGSGAVVRGDDYVFPSYREHAVALQRGVDLPQMLTIFRGLKHGAWNPADHNFHLYTLVIGAHTLHATGYAMGLDKDGLVASGDPARDAAVITYFGDGATAQGDVNEALVFASVYNAPVVFFCQNNQFAISEPTTRQARVPLADRGKGVGIPSVRVDGNDVIASYAVTNWAMQYARSGAGPVFIEAFTYRMGAHTTSDDPTRYRSKADEAYWAERDPISRLAGYLQSIGELPDEFVDEVAAEGKELARRTRETVRSWEPGPTVGIFENVYAAPHATVEAERAWYERFERSFVEVH from the coding sequence ATGGACGCAGTTGGTCCGCTCTCAGATGATGGCCTCGTTCGCCTGCTGAACCACGCCGGCGAGCGCGAGGAACACGACTTCTTCTCGCCGTACGCCGCCGACCTCACCCCCCAGAGGCTGCGCGAGTTCTATCGCACCATGACGCTCACGCGCGCCTTCGACATGGAGGCCACGAGCCTGCAGCGTCAGGGCGAGCTGGGCCTGTGGGTGCAGTCGTGGGGCCAGGAGGCCGCGCAGGTGGGCTCGGGCGCGGTGGTGCGCGGCGACGACTACGTCTTCCCCAGCTACCGCGAGCACGCGGTGGCCCTGCAGCGCGGCGTTGACCTGCCGCAGATGCTCACGATCTTTCGAGGACTCAAGCACGGAGCGTGGAACCCCGCGGACCACAACTTCCACCTCTACACGCTTGTCATAGGCGCCCACACCCTCCATGCAACCGGCTATGCGATGGGTCTGGACAAGGACGGCCTCGTCGCCAGCGGCGACCCTGCTCGCGACGCGGCCGTCATCACCTACTTTGGCGACGGTGCCACCGCGCAGGGCGACGTCAACGAGGCGCTCGTGTTCGCGAGCGTCTACAACGCCCCGGTGGTGTTCTTCTGCCAGAACAACCAGTTCGCGATCTCGGAGCCGACGACGCGGCAGGCCCGCGTCCCGCTCGCCGACCGCGGCAAGGGCGTTGGCATCCCCTCTGTGAGGGTCGACGGCAACGACGTCATCGCGTCCTACGCGGTCACGAACTGGGCCATGCAGTACGCGCGCTCGGGCGCCGGGCCCGTGTTCATCGAGGCGTTCACGTACCGCATGGGCGCCCACACCACCTCCGACGACCCCACCCGCTACCGCTCCAAGGCCGACGAGGCGTACTGGGCGGAGCGCGACCCCATTTCGCGGCTCGCGGGATACCTGCAGTCGATCGGTGAGCTCCCAGACGAGTTCGTCGACGAGGTCGCGGCCGAGGGCAAGGAGCTCGCCCGCCGCACCCGCGAGACCGTGCGGTCGTGGGAACCCGGCCCCACCGTCGGGATCTTCGAGAACGTCTATGCCGCCCCCCACGCCACCGTGGAGGCGGAACGTGCCTGGTACGAGCGCTTTGAGCGCTCGTTCGTTGAGGTTCACTGA
- a CDS encoding winged helix DNA-binding domain-containing protein, which yields MASGTALLSDADVRRARLRSLLLASGGQRSVLDVAEWFGAMQAQDLASGAWSFGARVPGLSEADVQAAQENREVLRTWPMRGTVHFVPARDAAWMVALMDKKPLAGGAARREYLGITLAQVDRAVVVLADALAGGRVLTRDECVAVLAADGLPTEGQRSYHWLWYACQLGVLAQGPPRGKDHTFVLLSEWVPTPNTPSREEGLAIMARRYFQSHGPASEKDFARWTGMGLRECREGIAGIGDELVKVETSGGPMLAAGAVLDSDEATRRHVVLPGFDEFMLGYADRSLLVDPAHFGAVVPGNNGVFQSTLVKDGQAVGIWKRTLKPKTVDVVTTEFTATTASDRKAFEREFATYARFVGREARVAWN from the coding sequence ATGGCAAGTGGCACCGCTTTGTTGTCCGACGCTGACGTGCGCAGGGCGCGGTTGCGCTCGCTTCTGCTGGCGTCGGGTGGGCAACGCTCCGTGTTGGACGTCGCGGAATGGTTCGGCGCGATGCAGGCGCAGGACCTGGCGAGTGGGGCGTGGTCGTTTGGCGCTCGGGTTCCAGGGCTCTCCGAGGCGGACGTGCAGGCCGCTCAAGAGAATCGCGAGGTGCTCCGCACATGGCCCATGCGCGGCACCGTGCATTTTGTACCGGCTCGCGACGCCGCGTGGATGGTGGCGCTCATGGACAAGAAGCCGCTCGCGGGAGGGGCCGCGCGGCGCGAGTACCTGGGGATCACGCTGGCGCAAGTGGATCGGGCGGTGGTGGTGTTGGCCGACGCTCTGGCCGGCGGCCGCGTGCTGACTCGCGACGAATGCGTGGCCGTCCTTGCGGCCGACGGCCTGCCGACCGAAGGCCAGCGGAGTTACCACTGGCTCTGGTACGCGTGCCAACTGGGCGTGCTGGCGCAGGGGCCGCCGCGGGGCAAGGACCACACGTTCGTGCTTCTCAGCGAGTGGGTGCCGACGCCGAACACACCGTCGCGCGAGGAGGGGCTCGCGATCATGGCGAGACGGTACTTCCAGTCGCATGGGCCGGCCTCGGAGAAGGACTTTGCGCGGTGGACCGGGATGGGGCTGCGGGAGTGCCGCGAGGGGATCGCCGGGATCGGCGACGAACTGGTGAAGGTGGAAACGAGCGGCGGGCCGATGCTCGCGGCGGGGGCCGTGCTGGACTCGGACGAGGCGACACGGCGGCACGTGGTGCTGCCCGGCTTCGACGAGTTCATGCTGGGCTACGCGGACCGCTCGCTGTTGGTCGACCCGGCGCACTTCGGCGCCGTCGTGCCTGGCAACAACGGGGTCTTCCAGTCGACGCTCGTGAAGGACGGGCAAGCCGTGGGCATCTGGAAGCGCACGCTCAAACCCAAGACCGTAGATGTGGTGACCACCGAGTTCACGGCGACCACAGCGTCGGACAGAAAGGCGTTCGAGCGCGAGTTCGCGACGTACGCGAGGTTCGTGGGGCGGGAGGCGCGGGTGGCGTGGAACTGA
- a CDS encoding bifunctional copper resistance protein CopD/cytochrome c oxidase assembly protein has protein sequence MSADTIVAVSGAIRDLSMAGVVGALLLIATSIPKDSKAADRAALIGRLASIAWVASALTYSLATYAYIRDSGVDVNRFLQEWWSYSNSVELLQAHRQVIVGALVTSIMMALVRGPLLAGWSLMPVAWAIAWLAQTGHAAGSADHHLATSSMFLHLMGATIWVGVIGVVAALRKPLGDHAKDVMIRASRIAIWGAILVTVSGVANAWLRLDSLSEFFTTSYGRVLASKIALMALAIALAAWHRARTFPRLSRADVAARFWRVLSVDVVALVAIMGIAGVLSTMAPPLQALPVIDPSPAYYLTGYDLPPQPSAWNWIGLWRLEIIAAFVFVVAGVQYLRWSARLRRRGDTWPVYRDVLWVVGILSLLWVSQGAPAIYGMTIFSGHMVEHMVLVTVSPIFLALAAPVTLALRALPVRHDHSRGSREWLRGLVESRFMKFVSHPVIAAASFASALIVFYYSPLFEFSLRNHAGHLWMLFHFAIVGYLFVNALIGIDPGPSRPRFPMRIVLLFATMAAHAFFGVTMTSSMVLLAPTWFGLMGRTWGPDAITDQQYGGQLAWGMGELPVVLLAILVVTAWRQSDARETVRLDRKAERDHDADLTAYNEMLAKVAQDDRNRGA, from the coding sequence ATGAGTGCCGACACGATCGTGGCCGTGTCAGGCGCAATTCGCGACCTGTCGATGGCAGGCGTCGTCGGCGCTTTGCTGCTCATCGCCACGAGCATCCCCAAAGACAGCAAGGCCGCCGACCGCGCCGCCCTGATCGGCCGCCTCGCGAGCATCGCATGGGTCGCCTCCGCGCTCACCTACAGCCTCGCCACCTACGCGTACATCAGGGACTCCGGCGTCGACGTCAACCGCTTCCTGCAGGAGTGGTGGAGCTACTCCAACTCGGTGGAACTGCTCCAGGCGCACCGCCAGGTGATCGTGGGCGCGCTCGTCACGTCCATCATGATGGCCCTGGTACGCGGCCCGTTGCTCGCGGGCTGGAGCCTCATGCCGGTCGCGTGGGCGATCGCCTGGCTCGCGCAGACCGGCCACGCCGCCGGCTCCGCCGACCATCACCTCGCCACCAGCTCGATGTTCCTCCACCTCATGGGCGCGACCATCTGGGTGGGCGTCATCGGCGTGGTCGCCGCCCTGCGCAAGCCCCTGGGCGATCATGCCAAGGACGTCATGATCCGCGCCTCTCGCATCGCCATCTGGGGCGCGATCCTCGTCACGGTCTCCGGCGTCGCGAACGCCTGGCTGCGTCTCGACTCGCTGAGCGAGTTCTTCACCACCAGTTACGGCCGCGTCCTCGCGAGCAAGATCGCGCTGATGGCCCTCGCCATCGCGCTCGCGGCCTGGCATCGAGCACGCACCTTCCCGCGCCTCAGCAGGGCCGACGTTGCGGCCAGGTTCTGGCGCGTCCTCTCCGTGGATGTGGTCGCCTTGGTCGCGATTATGGGGATCGCGGGCGTCCTCAGCACCATGGCCCCGCCATTGCAGGCGCTTCCCGTCATCGATCCCAGCCCCGCGTACTACCTGACGGGCTATGACCTGCCGCCCCAGCCGTCGGCCTGGAACTGGATTGGGCTGTGGCGGCTGGAGATCATCGCCGCCTTCGTGTTCGTGGTGGCCGGCGTGCAGTACCTGCGCTGGTCGGCGCGTCTCAGGCGGCGCGGCGACACGTGGCCGGTCTATCGCGATGTGCTGTGGGTCGTCGGCATCCTGTCGCTGCTGTGGGTGAGCCAGGGCGCGCCCGCCATCTACGGCATGACGATCTTCTCCGGCCACATGGTGGAGCACATGGTGCTCGTCACCGTCTCGCCGATCTTCCTCGCGCTCGCGGCGCCCGTCACGCTCGCGCTGCGCGCGCTGCCCGTGCGCCACGACCACTCCCGCGGCTCCCGCGAGTGGCTTCGCGGGCTCGTGGAGTCGCGCTTCATGAAGTTCGTCTCGCACCCTGTCATCGCCGCCGCGAGCTTCGCCTCGGCGCTGATCGTCTTCTACTACTCGCCGCTGTTCGAGTTCTCGCTCCGCAATCACGCGGGGCACCTGTGGATGCTGTTCCACTTCGCGATCGTCGGGTACCTCTTCGTCAACGCGCTCATCGGCATCGACCCAGGCCCCAGCCGCCCGCGCTTCCCCATGCGCATCGTGCTGTTGTTCGCCACCATGGCGGCCCACGCGTTCTTCGGCGTCACCATGACCTCGTCCATGGTGCTGCTCGCGCCAACCTGGTTTGGGCTCATGGGCCGCACCTGGGGGCCCGACGCTATTACCGACCAGCAATATGGCGGCCAGTTGGCATGGGGCATGGGTGAGCTGCCCGTGGTGCTGCTCGCGATCCTGGTGGTCACGGCGTGGCGCCAATCGGACGCCCGCGAGACGGTCCGCCTCGACCGCAAGGCCGAGCGCGATCACGACGCCGACCTCACCGCCTATAACGAAATGCTTGCCAAGGTGGCCCAAGACGACCGCAACCGCGGCGCCTGA